One Ranitomeya imitator isolate aRanImi1 chromosome 1, aRanImi1.pri, whole genome shotgun sequence DNA window includes the following coding sequences:
- the PRR14L gene encoding protein PRR14L: MLELDVLEQRPLINPLESSASRTITHRWPALHVPFIHELKIGSDPGSLDQLTLQVNVQETLAEIGEDTKFIPEPDLFSIASVNDTGKHLGVNTAVMLDAVEKVTPVEICDSAQNMMLQESAESTDLPIREDFLNISIARDVTNQFHVKDDHALSDPISKMTDKAAGMEVMGTGSVLQSERVVNLPSEPHKDESSGLEISHSVEILTKTVSLASTKTQASVDDSPEGFLHDNCTVLKSQSHQCPAYSTKQGDSVKCLEAEHLTSTHRTFDFSYSPKVPPHFHGTSICKEAEFICIHEVNSTTSLMERLEPNTTDINVPSNMDMALCLESVQQEIEITSSEEIQNNDISVTYLSGTSSSETVSTRLDNIQSDSSKVGPQDDKSMFKNESTFLEDLEEVRDFKPNLQPCFQNLTGAKDWDTEVYSFSCSLIDCNSPLSDDAPAGHKNSSWSSNELTHSDVSPRKVLCSAPLTSVCAEHLYAKSSISFSVVDGSETEVNPCTIPQTMKLRLSDRPGKLSGTQSEGLCDTVPAAIHDSISPLLIVKDLQCLDREDSSCVLSDSRAVNDNAINCDQTSTSHDQSNVVVTIKELVFPSDYLKVPCQTVGHCRTPSYALVPYTDVWNSLSLKPEVNSMLSPMEPKNANPQKDLEKKENYFKVCITEDCLLEEPPNVSMRDDCILKAFKRPHEVVSLNQYSGKQDEPVLDYLSKVNTFLAKQHKCNVSADSFPCQAEHHSVKVHDDRISNVSLTSNQPEDLCHFNSVALCESSVSVDMHNNSVLAQLFDVKHAGEKQTNKRFLQEKPMPHMSLSSRHLGDCSFLLPTCLPASTVSPTGCKNKERSQSEVFSDQIQLHVSDHASSSVQILDDLSKLNLLKQDTKLWPRHSTTLEEPFKSADSLHCMKILAADVNVPTQSVQPAVLNKNQNPLMLHMKTFLSPKRKPLPVKAVSAIKTKATQVKFQRNLFNAKIKIRDKSINDCLELSSSNLQSAVCHIGMFSTTEIRRKYHLRPAPQSLNYSTPQQVKRPKILNSKDVALASSGLLNYVEKFSQKSETPHLSEPGQACKRKEPLRTIRSGACLGTNVRMKSQSNRKCKSFSAPKNLPLNIVGQTCKSSSVLKIDNPGNINFEYKSLPTKHLHLSQTSKPFFSKITSGSTVSQRPPPFQKSSQDHMLLNKLSKIANKLFAPSKLKSVSSNLKVVPYSGVKIQARKLLNVFSCVSMKMNSQPGQLWQENVCLTSNRDRLVSQSMNLYSKTCFSHLGDMFSFNSCDNLTFPLSFHIKMDPSCLSDFLTFNPPDFILGSPQSSTQSSELSEWTLSLFLSSHVPEDSDSVHLLTQWNPQFRSLELSSESNHPRRSLTKSGCSMLGLHTVLALSSPGCYRLWTRRRNLGSRIPTVQKHSVTQFAHGLKGSLPQFSRKKDQFSSFAFSLGRVLSTWSRHGLSAFSSDCANNHPNCNVWLPSQSSNINSVCRSPTPLSPNSIPQLNTYSLPFQNLNLTFKPRSIHQEHLALPFSLFTPQTNDPIPPCRLSQYKNDVELSSCSFKLEDGPKHYFVSTVKKDNFNLPLDPFVQQKNNLEHPLAFSCLKPIVNTSLQENEIPAVCLSSRWDVTVQEVAVVDLPCCETLPKSQGCPFEQRENIFIPCTQSQNKNEANEGSFERKPQRVSQIRIRKTIPRPDPNLTPMGLPKPKRVNKKEFSLEDIYTNKNYKCPPPARSLETIFEEPQEKNGVLISVSQQKRKRILEFRDCTVPRLKRPKGKMKVMTSCKRGRKAAMEGVQLDALLIQKLMDLENCLLEEEVRERNSTASEMPS; encoded by the exons ATGTTGGAACTTGATGTTTTGGAGCAGAGACCACTTATTAATCCTCTTGAATCTTCTGCGAGCAGGACCATCACACACAGGTGGCCTGCACTACATGTTCCCTTCATCCATGAGCTCAAAATTGGTTCAGATCCAGGTAGCCTGGATCAGTTAACACTGCAAGTTAATGTGCAAGAAACACTAGCAGAAATTGGTGAGGACACAAAGTTTATTCCAGAGCCAGATCTTTTCTCTATTGCTAGCGTAAATGACACCGGGAAACATCTTGGTGTAAATACTGCTGTAATGTTGGATGCTGTGGAGAAAGTAACCCCAGTAGAGATCTGCGATTCTGCACAGAACATGATGCTCCAAGAATCG GCCGAGTCTACAGATTTGCCGATCAGAGAGGACTTCCTGAATATCTCAATTGCACGTGACGTGACAAATCAGTTCCATGTGAAAG atgaTCATGCTTTGAGTGATCCTATATCCAAGATGACTGATAAAGCTGCAGGTATGGAAGTTATGGGCACTGGGTCAGTTTTACAGAGTGAGAGAGTGGTTAATCTGCCAAGTGAACCTCATAAAGATGAGTCTTCAGGCCTGGAGATATCTCATTCTGTGGAAATTTTAACCAAAACTGTCAGTTTAGCATCCACAAAGACCCAGGCATCAGTAGATGATTCTCCTGAAGGATTTCTTCATGACAATTGTACTGTGTTAAAGTCACAGAGTCACCAATGTCCAGCTTATAGCACAAAACAAGGAGATTCTGTAAAGTGCCTTGAAGCTGAACACTTGACATCAACCCACAGAACTTTTGACTTTAGTTATTCTCCGAAAGTCCCTCCACATTTTCATGGAACGTCTATTTGCAAAGAGGCAGAATTTATCTGCATACATGAAGTTAATTCAACAACTTCCCTAATGGAAAGGCTGGAACCAAATACAACTGATATAAATGTCCCAAGCAATATGGATATGGCATTGTGTCTGGAGTCTGTTCAGCAAGAAATTGAGATCACCTCTTCAGAAGAGATTCAAAATAATGACATTTCAGTCACATATCTTTCTGGAACCAGTTCTTCAGAAACTGTTAGCACAAGGCTTGACAACATACAGTCTGACTCATCAAAGGTTGGACCACAGGATGATAAATCTATGTTTAAAAATGAGAGCACATTTCTAGAGGACTTAGAAGAGGTTCGGGATTTCAAACCAAATCTTCAACCTTGTTTTCAAAATTTGACTGGTGCCAAAGATTGGGACACTGAAGTATATTCTTTTTCCTGTAGCCTGATTGATTGTAACTCACCTCTAAGTGATGACGCGCCTGCTGGTCATAAAAATTCATCATGGTCTTCCAATGAATTGACACATTCTGATGTAAGTCCGCGCAAGGTATTGTGTTCAGCTCCACTGACAAGTGTATGTGCAGAGCATTTATATGCAAAATCTTCAATCAGCTTTTCTGTAGTTGATGGCAGTGAAACAGAAGTCAATCCATGCACTATCCCACAGACTATGAAGTTACGTCTATCAGATAGACCTGGGAAACTTTCTGGCACACAGTCGGAGGGGCTTTGTGACACGGTACCAGCTGCGATACATGACTCAATATCACCCCTTCTAATTGTTAAAGATCTTCAGTGTTTGGACAGAGAAGACTCAAGTTGTGTTTTAAGCGATTCCAGAGCAGTCAATGATAATGCCATTAATTGTGATCAGACTTCAACGTCTCACGATCAATCAAATGTGGTAGTAACAATAAAAGAACTGGTCTTCCCCTCCGATTACTTGAAAGTGCCTTGTCAGACAGTAGGGCACTGTAGGACCCCATCGTATGCTCTGGTACCTTATACAGATGTGTGGAATTCTCTCTCTTTAAAGCCTGAAGTAAATTCAATGTTGTCCCCAATGGAGCCCAAAAATGCTAACCCCCAGAAAGatcttgaaaaaaaagaaaattattttaAAGTCTGTATTACAGAAGATTGCCTCTTAGAAGAACCACCTAACGTTTCTATGAGAGATGACTGTATACTTAAAGCATTCAAGAGACCACATGAAGTAGTATCTTTGAACCAGTATAGTGGTAAACAAGATGAGCCCGTTCTAGATTATTTAAGCAAAGTTAATACATTTTTGGCAAAACAACATAAGTGTAACGTCTCGGCTGATTCCTTTCCTTGCCAGGCTGAACATCACAGTGTTAAAGTGCATGACGACAGAATATCAAACGTGTCCCTCACCAGCAACCAGCCAGAAGACCTTTGTCATTTTAATTCTGTTGCTTTATGTGAGTCTTCTGTATCTGTAGATATGCATAACAATTCTGTATTAGCTCAGTTATTTGATGTTAAACATGCAggtgaaaaacaaacaaataagcGCTTCCTACAAGAAAAACCTATGCCCCATATGTCTTTATCCAGTAGGCATCTTGGTGACTGTTCTTTTTTATTACCAACTTGTTTACCAGCCTCTACTGTATCCCCAACTGGGTGCAAGAATAAGGAGAGGAGCCAAAGTGAAGTTTTTTCAGATCAAATACAGCTGCATGTCAGTGACCATGCTAGTTCATCAGTACAAATTCTGGATGATCTAAGTAAATTAAACTTATTAAAGCAAGATACAAAACTTTGGCCAAGACACAGCACCACACTTGAAGAACCATTTAAATCTGCAGATTCTCTACACTGTATGAAGATTTTGGCAGCAGATGTTAATGTTCCAACACAAAGTGTGCAACCAGCTGTTTTAAATAAAAATCAAAACCCATTAATGCTGCACATGAAGACATTTTTGTCACCCAAGAGAAAGCCCTTGCCAGTGAAAGCAGTTAGTGCAATTAAAACTAAAGCCACACAAGTAAAGTTCCAAAGAAATCTATTCAATGCAAAAATTAAGATTCGGGACAAGTCAATAAATGATTGTCTAGAGCTTTCTTCCAGCAATTTGCAGTCTGCGGTATGTCACATTGGGATGTTTAGTACAACTGAAATTAGAAGGAAATATCATTTGAGACCTGCACCTCAGAGCCTTAACTACTCTACACCACAGCAAGTAAAAAGACCAAAGATTTTGAACAGTAAGGATGTTGCCCTTGCCAGTTCTGGCTTGCTGAACTATGTTGAAAAGTTTTCTCAAAAATCAGAAACCCCCCACCTATCAGAACCTGGACAAGCATGTAAAAGAAAAGAACCATTAAGGACCATCAGAAGTGGCGCTTGCTTGGGCACCAACGTCCGTATGAAAAGTCAGTCAAACAGAAAATGTAAAAGTTTTTCAGCCCCCAAAAACTTGCCTCTTAACATCGTCGGTCAGACCTGCAAAAGTTCTTCAGTTTTGAAAATCGACAACCCTGGAAATATTAATTTTGAGTATAAATCCCTGCCAACAAAGCATCTACATCTCAGTCAGACTTCTAAGCCTTTTTTCTCCAAAATAACTAGTGGAAGCACTGTTTCCCAAAGACCTCCACCTTTCCAGAAAAGCTCACAAGATCATATGCTATTAAACAAATTGTCCAAAATTGCTAATAAACTTTTTGCTCCATCCAAATTAAAAAGTGTCTCCAGCAACTTGAAGGTTGTTCCCTATAGTGGTGTGAAGATTCAGGCAAGGAAACTGCTAAATGTTTTTTCATGTGTCAGTATGAAAATGAACTCCCAGCCAGGGCAACTTTGGCAAGAAAATGTGTGCCTTACATCAAATAGAGACCGCCTTGTTTCTCAGTCTATGAATCTTTACTCTAAAACTTGCTTTAGCCATCTAGGTGATATGTTTTCTTTTAACAGTTGTGATAATTTAACATTCCCTCTCTCTTTCCATATAAAGATGGATCCTAGCTGCTTGTCAGACTTCCTAACATTTAATCCCCCAGACTTTATTTTAGGAAGTCCTCAGTCTTCTACTCAGTCATCAGAGCTTTCAGAATGGACACTTTCGCTTTTCCTATCTTCTCATGTGCCAGAAGACAGTGACAGCGTTCACCTCCTCACACAGTGGAACCCACAGTTTAGGTCTTTAGAATTGAGTTCAGAATCCAACCATCCAAGGAGATCTCTCACAAAGTCTGGATGTTCCATGCTTGGCCTTCACACAGTTCTTGCACTTTCATCCCCTGGATGTTACAGGTTGTGGACTAGGAGGAGGAATCTAGGAAGTCGAATTCCCACCGTCCAAAAACATTCTGTGACACAATTTGCACATGGACTTAAGGGGTCACTGCCTCAGTTTTCAAGAAAGAAAGATCAGTTTTCCTCATTCGCATTTTCTCTGGGTCGTGTTCTTTCTACTTGGAGTCGACATGGCCTTTCTGCCTTCTCTTCTGATTGTGCCAACAATCATCCAAACTGCAATGTTTGGCTGCCAAGCCAGAGCAGCAACATCAACAG TGTGTGTAGAAGTCCAACTCCATTGAGTCCAAACAGTATTCCTCAACTGAATACATACAG ccTACCTTTTCAGAACCTTAATCTTACTTTTAAACCCAGAAGTATTCATCAAGAACATCTGGCACTTCCGTTTTCATTGTTCACTCCGCAAACAAATGATCCAATACCTCCGTGTAGGTTGTCCCAGTACAAGAATGATGTAGAATTATCAAGCTGTTCCTTCAAGCTGGAAGATGGCCCTAAGCATTACTTTGTTTCTACTGTGAAAAAGGATAACTTCAATCTGCCTCTTGATCCCTTTGTTCAGCAGAAGAATAATCTAGAACATCCACTTGCTTTCTCGTGTTTGAAGCCTATAGTTAACACCTCTTTGCAAGAAAATGAAATCCCTGCAGTTTGCTTATCCTCTCGGTGGGATGTGACTGTTCAGGAAGTTGCTGTTGTAGATCTTCCTTGCTGTGAGACACTACCTAAAAGCCAGGGATGTCCTTTTGAACAAAGAGAGAATATATTCATTCCCTGCACACAAAGTCAAAACAAGAACGAGGCCAACGAG